The following are encoded in a window of Meiothermus sp. CFH 77666 genomic DNA:
- the metX gene encoding homoserine O-acetyltransferase, translating to MTDLLIQEAWGDHEALLIKPPKSRGRVPPPVPAQALVAGGFRLEYGGILPELRLRYETYGQLNFDRSNAVLVFHAWTGSAHLAGTYTQETLSSLPRLDQAFGPDGWWDELAGPGRMLDTEKYFVICANHIGSCYGSTGPLSLNPETGQPYGPDFPKLTVRDLARAQARLLDFLGIEKVTLLGGSLGGMVALEFALLYPQRVHKLVVLAAPAVHSPWARAFNRLSREAVLSDPGYQGGYYAEQPLGLQLGRAIAMLSFRSPESFRLRWQHHPERGESYVLYQGEKFAKRFDANAYLVLSEVMDTHDVGRGRGGIAAALAQLRKIPSLFVGINSDVLYTAQEVREMAALSGGIYREIHSPHGHDAFLIETDQVERILGDFL from the coding sequence ATGACCGACCTCCTGATTCAAGAAGCCTGGGGCGACCACGAGGCCCTGTTGATCAAGCCCCCCAAAAGCCGGGGGCGGGTGCCCCCTCCGGTGCCGGCCCAGGCCCTGGTTGCGGGTGGGTTCCGCCTCGAGTATGGGGGTATCCTGCCCGAGCTGCGCTTGCGATATGAAACCTACGGCCAGCTCAACTTCGACCGCAGCAATGCCGTGCTGGTGTTCCACGCCTGGACCGGCTCAGCACACCTGGCCGGCACCTACACCCAGGAAACCCTCAGCAGCCTGCCCAGGCTTGACCAGGCTTTTGGGCCCGATGGCTGGTGGGACGAGCTGGCCGGGCCGGGCCGGATGCTCGATACCGAAAAGTATTTCGTCATCTGCGCCAACCACATCGGCAGTTGTTACGGCTCTACCGGCCCCCTTTCCCTCAACCCGGAGACCGGGCAGCCCTATGGCCCCGACTTCCCCAAACTGACCGTGCGCGACCTGGCCCGCGCGCAGGCCCGGCTGCTGGATTTTTTGGGCATCGAGAAAGTGACCCTTTTGGGGGGCAGCTTAGGGGGCATGGTGGCCCTCGAGTTTGCCCTGCTCTATCCGCAGCGTGTGCATAAGCTGGTGGTGCTGGCAGCTCCAGCGGTACACAGCCCCTGGGCCCGCGCCTTCAACCGGCTCTCGAGGGAGGCGGTGCTATCCGACCCCGGCTACCAGGGGGGGTACTACGCCGAGCAGCCCCTGGGCTTGCAGCTTGGCCGGGCCATTGCCATGCTTTCCTTCCGCTCGCCCGAATCCTTCCGGCTGCGCTGGCAGCATCACCCTGAGCGCGGCGAAAGCTACGTGCTGTACCAGGGGGAGAAGTTCGCCAAGCGGTTTGATGCAAATGCTTACCTGGTGCTCTCCGAGGTGATGGACACCCACGACGTGGGCCGGGGGCGGGGGGGCATTGCGGCAGCTCTGGCCCAGCTCAGGAAGATTCCCAGCTTGTTTGTGGGCATTAATTCCGACGTCCTATACACCGCCCAGGAGGTTCGGGAGATGGCCGCCCTGAGTGGCGGCATCTACCGCGAAATTCATAGCCCCCACGGCCACGACGCATTCTTAATCGAGACCGACCAGGTTGAGCGCATTCTGGGCGATTTCCTGTGA
- a CDS encoding PLP-dependent transferase: protein MSQKHRFETLQLHAGYSPDPTTGARQVPIYATTSYQFKDADHAARLFALQEFGNIYTRIMNPTTDVLEKRIAALEGGVAALATSSGHAAQFLAITNIAQAGDNFVSTPNLYGGSINQFKVTLPRLGIESRFTDSAESVEDFIRLSDDRTRFWYLESLGNPALNIPDFELIAQAAQERGIALFVDNTFGHGGYLFRPIEWGANVVTHSGTKWIGGHGAAIAGLIVDGGNFDWGNGRYPLVTEPQPGYHGLELHKALGNLAFIIKARIDGLRDQGQCLGPFEAFLLLLGLETLSLRSERHVENTLALAHWLREQDEVAWVNYPGLDDHPSYAKAQKYFKGRPGSVLTFGLKAGYEAAKNFINRLELVSHLANVGDTRTLAIHPASTTHSQLSPEEQARAGVNPELVRLSVGLEALDDLKADLKQALTARVGV from the coding sequence ATGTCGCAAAAACACCGCTTCGAAACCCTTCAACTGCACGCAGGCTACAGCCCCGACCCCACCACCGGCGCCCGCCAGGTGCCCATCTATGCCACTACCTCGTACCAGTTCAAGGATGCCGACCATGCGGCTCGGCTTTTTGCCCTGCAGGAGTTCGGCAACATCTACACCCGCATCATGAACCCCACCACCGATGTGCTGGAAAAGCGCATTGCTGCCCTGGAGGGGGGCGTGGCCGCCCTGGCTACCAGCTCGGGCCATGCGGCGCAGTTTTTAGCCATTACCAACATTGCCCAGGCCGGCGACAACTTTGTGTCCACCCCTAACCTGTATGGCGGCAGCATCAATCAGTTCAAGGTCACGCTGCCCCGCCTGGGGATCGAGAGCCGTTTTACCGATAGCGCCGAGAGCGTGGAGGACTTTATCCGTCTTTCGGACGACAGAACCCGCTTCTGGTACCTGGAGTCGCTGGGCAACCCGGCCCTCAACATCCCCGACTTTGAGCTGATTGCCCAGGCCGCCCAGGAACGAGGCATTGCCCTCTTTGTGGATAACACCTTTGGGCACGGTGGCTACCTCTTCCGCCCGATTGAGTGGGGGGCCAACGTGGTGACCCATTCCGGCACCAAATGGATCGGGGGACATGGCGCGGCCATTGCGGGCCTGATTGTGGACGGAGGCAATTTTGACTGGGGTAACGGGCGCTACCCGCTGGTTACCGAGCCGCAACCGGGTTACCACGGCCTCGAGCTGCACAAGGCTCTGGGCAACCTGGCCTTCATTATCAAGGCCCGCATAGACGGCCTGCGCGACCAGGGGCAGTGCCTGGGGCCATTTGAAGCCTTCCTGTTGCTGCTGGGCCTCGAGACCCTCTCGCTACGCTCAGAGCGCCACGTGGAAAACACCCTGGCCCTGGCCCACTGGCTGCGCGAGCAGGACGAGGTGGCCTGGGTCAACTACCCTGGCCTCGACGATCACCCCAGCTACGCCAAAGCCCAGAAGTACTTCAAGGGCAGGCCGGGCTCGGTGCTTACCTTTGGGCTTAAGGCGGGTTACGAGGCCGCTAAAAACTTCATCAACCGACTCGAGCTGGTATCGCACCTGGCCAACGTAGGCGATACCCGCACCCTGGCCATCCACCCGGCCTCCACCACGCACTCCCAACTCTCCCCCGAAGAGCAGGCCCGTGCAGGCGTGAACCCCGAGCTGGTGCGGCTCAGTGTGGGCTTGGAAGCCCTGGACGACCTCAAGGCCGACCTCAAGCAAGCCCTGACTGCCAGGGTGGGTGTCTGA
- a CDS encoding nucleotidyltransferase family protein: MPPIDAIVLSAGRASRFGVPKFLLPAGEGHILLTRVLEHAARVADGRVAVVLGREARVARYAVERWLEGQPPELGCRVLTVLNRHYRFGQSTSLKAGMRVLAEAQGVLVFLADMPALTPEKLAQLKQAIQHRDPRALAVAASEQGQIRPPVFLSRMLFPDVLKLRGDLGARAVLKAHQEKIERVEWGAGPWFIDIDDWQTFHDLAHKLSWANESFVPIPHEDVPASAIQSRVDAALASETVPWLAPGLLLLAAKSETRWLQLPRSYRGVQGVIVGPARAPAAYLGLIRRASLAALAASGQAD; this comes from the coding sequence ATGCCACCGATTGACGCGATCGTGCTCTCTGCCGGCAGGGCCTCGAGGTTTGGGGTTCCCAAGTTCCTGCTGCCCGCCGGGGAGGGCCATATCCTGTTGACTCGGGTACTGGAGCATGCTGCGCGTGTAGCCGATGGCCGAGTTGCAGTGGTTTTGGGTCGCGAGGCCAGGGTTGCACGGTATGCAGTGGAGCGCTGGTTGGAAGGGCAGCCGCCCGAACTGGGCTGCAGGGTTCTCACCGTCCTGAACCGCCATTACCGATTCGGCCAGAGCACCTCTCTGAAAGCGGGTATGCGGGTACTCGCCGAGGCCCAGGGGGTTCTGGTGTTTCTGGCCGACATGCCCGCCCTAACACCGGAAAAACTCGCACAGCTCAAGCAGGCTATCCAGCACCGCGACCCTCGAGCGCTCGCGGTGGCGGCCAGTGAACAGGGCCAGATACGCCCGCCCGTTTTTTTGTCCAGGATGCTTTTTCCAGATGTTCTAAAGCTTCGCGGCGATCTAGGTGCCCGGGCGGTCTTGAAGGCCCATCAAGAAAAGATTGAACGGGTTGAATGGGGTGCTGGGCCCTGGTTTATTGATATTGACGACTGGCAGACCTTCCACGACCTGGCCCATAAACTGAGCTGGGCTAACGAATCATTTGTGCCCATCCCCCATGAGGATGTCCCGGCCTCGGCAATACAATCACGGGTGGATGCGGCTCTGGCTTCAGAAACAGTGCCCTGGCTGGCGCCTGGGCTGCTGTTGCTGGCCGCGAAGAGTGAAACCCGCTGGCTCCAGCTACCCCGAAGTTACCGGGGCGTACAGGGGGTTATCGTGGGCCCGGCCCGTGCCCCGGCTGCTTACCTTGGATTGATCCGCAGAGCCAGCCTGGCGGCCCTGGCAGCAAGCGGTCAGGCCGATTAG